The Macaca nemestrina isolate mMacNem1 chromosome 15, mMacNem.hap1, whole genome shotgun sequence genome segment CCAAGGTACCCTCAGGACCTGTTGCCCCAGCCCAGCATCCAGAGGTGGTGGGGTTCAGAACAGGCCTCTAGGAAGGAGAATTGTGCCCTGTAGTTGGTCACGTAGAGGTCAAAAGCCAGAAGCACATGGCCAATCTCCTTTAACCACTTCCATTTCAGCTATTCCCCTCTCCTGAGCCATGGTGGGTCCATAGCAATGCCCGGTCTTCAATCCAGTTTCATTTCTTACTAGCTGTGCAACCTCCATGTGTCATACcctctctgagtcttagtttccttttctgtaaaaaggGAATAGCAATTCCTTtgttggaggttttttttttttttttgagacagggtcttgctcactctgttccccaagctggagtacagtgatatgatcacagctcattgcaaccttgaaatcctgggctcaagtgatccccctgcctcagcttctggagtagctgggactacaggcatgcagcaccatacctcgttaattttttttttttttttttttgagtcagagtctcactctgtcacccaggctggagtgcaatggcacgatcttgactcactgcaatctctgcctcctgggttcaagcaattctcctgactcagcctcccgagtaactgtgattataggcgtccaccaccatgcccggctaattttgcttttagtagagatggggtttcaccatattgcccaggctggtctgttgGCTatgttggtcttgaattcctgatcttgtgatccccccgactcagcctcccaaagtgctgggattacaggtgtgagccaccacacccagctggctagttttttaaatttttatgtatttatttacttatttatttttattttatttatttatttatttttgagatggagtcttgctctgtcacccaggctggaatgcagtggctggatctcagctcactgcaagctccgcctcctggatttatgccattctcctgcctcagcctcctgagtagctgggactacaggcgcccgccacctcgcccggctagttttttgtattttttagtagagacgggatttcaccgtgttagccaggatggtctcgatctcctgacctcgtgatccgcccgtctcggcctcccaaagtgctgggattacaggcttgagccaccgcgcccggctatttatttttgagacagagtctcgttccgtcgcccagactggagtgcagtggcgtgatctgggctcactgcaagctccgcctcccgggttcacaccattctcctgcctcagcctctcaagtagtagctgggattacaggcaccagccatcaagcccagctaatttttttttgtatttttagtagagacagggcttcaccgtgttaaccaggatggtcttgatctcctgaccttgtgatccgcccgccttggcctcccaaagtgctgggattacaggcgtgagccaccgcacccggccccagtcagctagttttttaaaagaattttttgtagaggtgggattgCCCGGGctgttctcagactcctggctttaagcagtcctcccaccttagcctcccaaagtgcagggattacaggggtttgagccactgcaccaggccagttTGTTGGATCTTTATATAAGGATTCAATTAGGTTGCTTGTTTTGCCCAGTGGGGTAAAAGGGTTTTAGGCTGAGAAAGTGCATGATTGtctttttctcttataaaaatccctctggctgctgtgtgaaaAGGATTGTAGTGAGGGGTGGCAGAAGGAGTCAGAGCCCAGCTGAGAAGTGATGAGGGCCTTTCCAAAGGCAGTAGTGGAGGGGACGGACAGAGGTGGGGGTCTTCTATGTGGCTGGCGGCCTGACCTGCTCACTCTGCTTTCAGCTGGTGATGGCCTCCCTGCACCACATCTATGTGGCCCTGGAGGAGGAGATTGAGCGCAACAAGGAGAGCCCAGTCTTCGCCCCTGTCTACTTCCCAGAAGAGCTGCACCGCAAGGCCGCCCTGGAGCAGGATCTGGCCTTCTGGTACGGGCCCCGCTGGCAGGAAGTCATCCCCTACACACCGGCAATGCAGCGCTATGTGAAGCGGCTCCGCGAGGTGGGGCGCACAGAGCCCGAGCTGCTGGTGGCCCACGCCTACACCCGCTACCTGGGTGACCTGTCTGGGGGCCAGATGCTCAAGAAGATTGCTCAGAAAGCCCTGGACCTGCCCAGCTCTGGCGAGGGCCTGGCCTTCTTCACCTTCCCCAACATTGCCAGTGCCACCAAGTTCAAGCAGCTCTACCGCTCCCGCATGAACTCCCTGGAGATGACTCCCTCGGTCAGGCAGAGGGTGATAGAAGAGGCCAAGACTGCGTTCCTGCTCAACATCCAGGTGAGGGTTGGGCATCCTGGGGCAGCCTCTGCTTCCCCCACTGTTCCTTTCTCCAAGGGATCCTTCTCATTGTAGGGAAGGGTGGTATGGGTCATGGTTAACACAGGGAACCAGGGTTCCAGcactgccacttactagctgggtgatcttgggcaaatgcttaatctctctgtacctcagtttccctatctgtaaaatagggataataatggTACCTCTATCTTAGACTTTTAAGGCTTGAGTGAGTTTACAGCAGTGAAGTCCCCACATCAGTGTCTGGCACAAGAGGAAGCCCTCAAATTTTCACTACTGTCATAATGGGACATGAGAATCAGTTGTAGCTCTCCGTGACAACGGTCTGTGGCAACGTATAAGTTGTGTGTGCACTAGTGTGTAGCCAGGTTGGCACTCCCAGGGTTACAGgtggcctctgccttccagggacTCTCAGCCTAGCCAAAGAGGTTTACCTCTTTCTACAAGTGTCTCAAATCCAGGGGGAAGGTGGGGTTTGGGCAAAGCCTGGAAGGATGAATTCTTAGGCAGAGGTGGAGGGGATCCTTCTAACCAGATGTCATAGAGCCTTCTCTCTCTGCCAGCCCCTGGAGGTGCCATGGGGCCTGGGGCTAGGGCTCATGCCCTCCTGGCTCCCTAATCCCAGCCTTGGATTGCAGAAGATTCTGGTCCTGGCCCCTGTTACGGAACAAGGCCTTTCCCTTCCACCCCACCCCCTCAGAAAATCCAATCAGTCTTGGAGGAAGAAAATCTGTTTTTCAGGGAAGTGTAATCAAAAGAAAAgggaggccaggtacagtggctcacgcctgtaatcccagctctttgggaagccaaggtgggtggattgcttgagctcaggagttttagactagcctgagcaacatggcaagaccctgtctctatcaaaaaaaaaaaaaaaaaaaaaaaaaattaaaaaaaatttttttaaagaaaagggatTGGGGTCAGAACTGGCTCTCAGGCTCGCGCctataataccaacactttgggaggccaaagcaggaaagtggcttgagcccagccctggtaacacagtgagaccccatctctacacaaaaatgaaaaaaaaaaaaagccagatataGTAGcgtgcagctgtagtcccagctacttgggaggctgaagtgggaggattgcttgagcccaggaggtcaaggctacagtaagccatgatagtgctactgcacgccagcctgggcaacggcaacaaagcaagactctgtctcaaaaataaaaaca includes the following:
- the LOC105493975 gene encoding heme oxygenase 1 isoform X1, which codes for MPQDLSEALKEATKEVHTQAENAEFMRNFQKGQVTREGFKLVMASLHHIYVALEEEIERNKESPVFAPVYFPEELHRKAALEQDLAFWYGPRWQEVIPYTPAMQRYVKRLREVGRTEPELLVAHAYTRYLGDLSGGQMLKKIAQKALDLPSSGEGLAFFTFPNIASATKFKQLYRSRMNSLEMTPSVRQRVIEEAKTAFLLNIQLFEELQELLTHDTKDQSPSQAPGLRQRASNKAQDSSPVETPRGKPQLNTRSQAPLLRWILTFSFLVATVAVGLYAM
- the LOC105493975 gene encoding heme oxygenase 1 isoform X2 is translated as MPQDLSEALKEATKEVHTQAENAEFMRNFQKGQVTREGFKLVMASLHHIYVALEEEIERNKESPVFAPVYFPEELHRKAALEQDLAFWYGPRWQEVIPYTPAMQRYVKRLREVGRTEPELLVAHAYTRYLGDLSGGQMLKKIAQKALDLPSSGEGLAFFTFPNIASATKFKQLYRSRMNSLEMTPSVRQRVIEEAKTAFLLNIQTLPPWRLPEGSPSSTPAPRLRFSDGSLRSAFWWQQLP